GATCCCATGCATTTCACCAACCATGTCCTAACTAAGGGAATCTGTCCCAAAGATGCTTTGGTGTGAGGTTAGCTAGGCCTTTAGGCCCTTTACTTATACTAGAGGTAAGAAACTTAATAAAAGGAGTCAAGGGAATCCATTGTCTCTCCAAAGCAATAATAGACCATTGGCCTGAATAATTGCAGTAACTTTTTTCATTCACAACCACCCTTTTATTTACAAACAGACGCAGAAACAATCATAATTTGCATGCAGTGAGATTAGACTATCATATATATGCTCTTGTCTTAGACTCTTAATTACATAATTAGGCCAATAGCCAGAAATCTTTCTGGCGCTTTGTAGTAATCAAATACCCTCCAACCTTCCTGCTTTTCCTCCTCACAGCAACTGCCATGCAACTGGCATTTTGTATACAGTACTCCACCACACCGCCGCAGCCGCCACCGACCCGGTTGCCGGCCCACATCATCAGCAGACGCCATGTGGTAGACTTCTTTTTCTGCCCCAGAACAAGCAGTCCCACTTCTTGTTTCTTTGCCTCTTCCAGTATTGTTGGACCTTTCTCCTTATTCCCTTCCACCACCACTGCAACCTCAATTTCTACCTCTGGTCTCTTCAACTGACACATGTTCCTCAAAGAATGGACAAGTGAATAAGCCCTTGGAGATGGTGCTATCTCCTTGCTGGCCTCCTCACCTTTAGCTGTAATAAAATAAGTAAGACATTATCATAAATTTTACACAACTTGTGTGTTTCTTACGAAAGTAATCTCAAATCGGATCTTAAGTCATATATACTTTACTCAAAAACTCAAATTAGAGTTATATAAAATAGAATTGTTATTAACATGTCAAAATAGTCATTATGTACCTGTTtgcattaaaaatgaaaaacaaacgaACAAAAGACGAGTACAAAAATACTATTTTAGAGTACTAATTAATAACAATTCCTTATGAAAACTGACAAATtaatgaaacaaaaataaaatgtccAACCTTGTTTTGAGTTTGAAGATTTGGTGACATGAAGCAGCACAATTTTATCCTGGCTTTGCACAGTGTGAGAGAGAGCCCATTGGATGGCTCCTTTGGCTTCAAGGCTGGAATCAACCACAATCATGATTTTCCGAGCTATTACCAACCCAGCTTTTTTAGGGTtctcatcaccaccaccaccagctgCTTTcactttctcttcttctccaaCATTCCCAGAATCCTCAAATTTTCCATCACTACTTTTTTTAGCGACATCTGAAGCATCTGGCTTGGACTGTATCGGTGGTGAACGAACCCTCACGTGTGGCCTAATCCTGTTTAGGCAGAAATTAGGCAATTTTGTGCCTATTTTCCCCATTTTTCCTGAGATGAAACTCAATGGCCTTGAGATGCCTATaattcttatatatataaagaggACTGAAGCTGAACAAAGTTCTAGAAGTTGGTCTGGGGGCCATGGTGTTAATTTTATTTCTGCTTTCCGTTTGCTTTattaatctttttcttttttttttttgccgtgTAATCATGTTTgttctttgtttcttcttttttttccccctTTGTGGGTGCTATTTCTGAACGTGCTTGTCATGAAGCTGTAGGGCCATGGAAGGCTATGTGGCATGTTAGGgtaatcaatttatttttcaaagcaaaacaaaaaatactattcaaaaataacaatataTTGCTCACATATCGACAATTTTAGTAACAAATAATATATCATGATGAATATTTATTTctttaattcatataaatgattaaacagcgtctgatttgatttattttttgtagaTGAATAAATATCACTGCAGAATCTTTTTTGTAGATAAATATCAAGGACTCTATTGTGTTAGGTGAGATGTTGTTTATATAATTTTTGTGgggtttaattttcatttttgtattCCTAGTAGTGCTGGCATCCTCTTAGAGCAATTATTAATGTAAGAGATATCGAAATTCAGATAAGAAAATTATAATTAACTTTGTGCAGAAGGGCTTTTAGTTATGCATTATGTATCTGCATAAACAACTAGCGTGGCTCAAACGCAACCAAAATCATCATTGTGAGAGAAATCAAATTTTACACACAAATCCAATAATTTTTCACGCATTAAAAAAGGTTTATAAATCATTGAGCATGAAAGCTCAACTGTAGTTCATACTTTAGCATAAAAATTTCAGAAATTACAGTGGGATTTCTTGAGGTTGGTCTATATTTGATGCCGACTATAATTACATGCATGTATAGATAGAACTATATGActcatgaatcatgatgattAAGATCAGGTTTTACAATTTTCGGCTAACTGTAGAAAAAATTGCACTAGTTAGAAGTTTTGGTTACAGCGAGACCATACTCGATACGTAATGCATATCGAGCTACGACATGATGAAGCAAGTTAATGGTTGTGCttggaaacaaattttgtttgttaaagtGCTAAATCTTTCATTAATTAGGATGCTAAACCACTTTACAGAAAGAAGGGACGTGCCAACCTCCATTTTGACTTCCAATCTTAAAACAGCCAAACAGTATAGACTTGTGAAAGAAAAAGGGATTTCTGCATGTCTTATCAAAGAAAAGTGGCCAAACATAATGCTGTTTAAGGCAATTAAGCGAGAAATGTTGACTTGTCACTTCATAAATTAATTGATTCAACTTTGAGTAGGTTAAAGCTCCGACTAATTCAAGTTCGTCGACACTTTTCTACGAGGATAACATGTTACGTAGTATTATAAATTTGTAGTCACATAAAAATTTCTCATCATAAAATTTTCAATCATCACATAAAAATGATATTCTATGATCACAGAACTGTTGTAAAATACACGTCTCCTTCCCATTTCTTGACTAATTTTGTGACATTTGTCTTGGCACTTAATCGGAATTAACACTGTTAAGTTCCATTATAACataacagaaaagaaaaataataatcttGTTAGATCCTCTATGCAAATTGACCGCACCAGCGAGAGCTCAAAATTAAAACGACGATTTTGATTCAGATGGTTTGTCCACCGGTTGCGAGCCCACGCCACCAAGACCGCCCACCCTGCTGATCTCTTTCAATCTCAACATGTGGGTTTGCATCACTAGCAACTTTCGTATTATTGTTAATCTCTTTCCTGAAAACTTTGGAAAGATTGGAAAACTTTGGATTTGGATCTGAAGTTGCAATTGCTTAAAATTGTAGAATTTGAGTCTCTAAGACTCTAATGATATCCGTCATTTTTTAAAGGAAACAACAATAGTGAAAATTGGTGATGTACTAGAATCAACCTGGGACCGCAGCAATGAACGGAGGAAGAAGCGTTCGCTGAAATGTATATAGAAGCCGATAGAATGATGGgattatcattattttttatttcagttATGTTTTAATGGGCTTAACACTGTTAATTCTCTAGTAAATTTCAAGACAGGTGTCGCAAAGTTAGCAAGGAGAC
The nucleotide sequence above comes from Malus sylvestris chromosome 16, drMalSylv7.2, whole genome shotgun sequence. Encoded proteins:
- the LOC126606393 gene encoding universal stress protein PHOS32-like, giving the protein MGKIGTKLPNFCLNRIRPHVRVRSPPIQSKPDASDVAKKSSDGKFEDSGNVGEEEKVKAAGGGGDENPKKAGLVIARKIMIVVDSSLEAKGAIQWALSHTVQSQDKIVLLHVTKSSNSKQAKGEEASKEIAPSPRAYSLVHSLRNMCQLKRPEVEIEVAVVVEGNKEKGPTILEEAKKQEVGLLVLGQKKKSTTWRLLMMWAGNRVGGGCGGVVEYCIQNASCMAVAVRRKSRKVGGYLITTKRQKDFWLLA